TAATAGTAAACTGATTCTATCAATAAAcatctccattattttttcttttaaaaaaaaaatgaataagcaACAGAAATGCATGATTATTGTCATGATATTTTAATCCTTTGTTGGCTATCAGGGAACAGATGCTGTGGAGGGTCTGGCACTAGATGTGCAAGAATCTTTTAGCACAAAATCGTTTACAAAAATGAGACGTTTAAAATTACTCCAAATCAATAGAGCAAATCTTGTGGGAAGCTACAGTCTTCTTCCCAAAGAGTTGATATGGCTTTGTTGGTCTGGATGCCCTTTGAAATCTTTGCCGTCTGATTTTCACTTAAACGACCTTGTTATACTTGATATGCAAGAAAGTAACGTACGAAAACTTTGGAAGGGGACTAAGGTAAAATATAAGCAATAGCCACCCAAAATATTTcctaatgaaatttaatttagagtTACATTTTTTCACATagctatttttctcttattttctcaTTGCTTTGACAGATTCTTAACAAGCTGAAAATCCTCAATCTCAGCTTTTCCAAGTACCTTGCTAAAACGCCGAACTTCCGAGGACTCTCTAGTTTGGAGAGACTAATACTTACAAAATGCCCGAGTTTGGTTGAGGTACATCAATCTATTGGAAATTTGAAGAGCCTTGTTTTGTTGAGCTTGGATTACTGTCGTAGCCTAAAGACTCTTCCAGAAAGCATGGGTAACTTAAAATCTCTTCAAACTCTGAACGTTACTCAGTGCATACAACTTGAGAAATTGCCAGAGAGTTTGGGTGACATAGAATCCTTAACAGAGTTGTTTACAAAGGGTACTGCGATTAAGCAACTTCCTACTTCAGCTAGATTTTTGAAGAAGCTGACAAAGTTATCATTTGGTGGATACAACAAAGTTTTCTACTCACCTGATATACCATCTAAATCTTGGTTTTCAAGATTTTCATCGTGGCTTTCACCACAAAGCTGTTCGAGCTCCATAGATATGCTACCAGCTTCTTTCACTAGTTTCAGCTCATTGAAAGAACTAAATCTAAGTTATTCTGGTTTGTCTGAATCTACAAGTTCCATTGATCTTGGGAGTTTGTGCTTtcttgaaaatttgaatttgtctGGACATGAATTCTTCAATCTGCCTTCTAGCATTAGCCGCCTTTCTAAGCTTCAATTTTTGACGGTTGAGAGATGCTCGAATCTTCTATCAATCTCAGAGCTTCCATCAAGTGTCCTGTTCTTGTCTATCAATGACTGCACATCCATTGAAAGAGTAAGCGCACCTCTTCAGCACGAAAGACTACCATTACTGGATGTAAAAGGGTGCGGAAATTTAATAGAGATTCAGGGCATTGAATGTGCGGGCAATAACGGGTCCATTTTGAACTTAAATGACTGCAACAATTTATCTGAAAACTATAAGATGAGTTTTATTCAGGTtgtctctctttctctgtctCTTCACATACTTGAACACAAACATTTAGCATGTAAATATGTTAGTTTTAAGAACTCAAATTTTAATTGCTTACCTTGAAACCAATATGTAGGGATTGTGCAGAGGTAAACATTATGACATTTGCCTTGCTGATGGAGAGATACCAGAATGGTTCAGCCATCGTGGAGAAGGGTCATCATTATCATTTAGTTTACCCTCAGTTTCAGTTGCAGATGGTAATAAACTCCAAGCGCTGCTTCTTTGGGTTGTCTCGGCCTCTTCAGCACTAAAGACTACCAATGAAGCCACTGATCAAGAAACATCATTTCTTCAGTTTGATATGTGTGTTGCTACATTCAAAAATAAGAGCAATGGTATTGAATTGTTTGAGACGATGGCGGCAGTTACGTTTGACAGAAATTCCACTAAGCATTCTTGGATACAGCGTATATCGTTGATCGGGTCAGAGGAATCGCTGCAAGGTGTAGAGGAATTGGAAGTGAATGTCAAAATAAGCTTCTATGATGTTCCAATATGTCGGGTAGAAAAATGTGGGGCACATTTGATAATGGAAAAGAATAAAGCAGATTCAGATCAGGAGATTGATATTGATGCTCTAGGCTCTGATGATCAGCTGTTGGAAAGTAGTTTGACAAGAGAGTTGCAGAAATGGAAAATCACCAGTTGCAGTAAATTTGGATAGCATAAAACatagaatatgtttttttttgtttttttttttccatgtttttggATCACAGGGTGCTGGATCTGTGGTATTGTTTTCTTGGCATTTCGGACTGATAAATGAGTGACACAAACTTGCAAAGTCTAATTCACTGAGGACAATGGAACTGTATATTGGCAGCTGTGCTTGCTTCGGATCGTGATGAATGAATGTAGATAATCCCTAAAATTATCtaagtaatttaattatgtacaaaccaatattttaaattacttcAAATCTCTCTCTCATAACTCTCCTACTTTCACACCATTCAACCAATAAAGATAAATCTATTTAAACTATTTGCCACTCAAACTACTTGTCACGCAATTCTGGCCACTCAAACTGTTTGTCATATGAAATTGGTGATTTTGAGTGAGTGTTtacctgtttttatttaaattaatttattttattttaagttaaattaatgtagtgtttttaaattatttttatgcgttaatatcaaaaataaattttaaaaaataataattaaatattattttgatgtttttcaaataaaaaatattgtaaaaaacaattattttcacACTTTTAAACATCCTTAaaatcttctttaattttataaactaaaaaaaacatggttttaatttttatttttttataaatcttaaaataacatTGGTTTGTCAACCCATATCGACTCTCTCGAGTCATGACTCTCTCACAGAATTTCCTGTGTACCTTCTCACGAAAGTAGCAGGATTTTGCTAAAGGCCACAAATCTGAGAACCGcatgcttcttttcttttgctaaaAGTATTCAAACAAAAGTCAATTGTAAACGCTTATTAATTGCAGATAGAGACAAGAAGGGAAATTTCCGAGCTCTTTCTCCCCTCGATAGAAGCACTATCATCTCTATCTGGAGCCCATCATGTGAGCATTAGATTAAAGTAGTATATaatgaaacataattttaagtaaaagatcTTGACTTCATCGTCGGAGAAACCGATCCAACCTTTCTCAATTTGGCTTCGTAATCGTagggttatttatttatttatttatatatccatataacaaaaaaatatacaatacaGTGAGATTAACAAATTATAGAGTTGAAACGacaacattttttaatattttattttattttatttccttgttcCCCGTTTGTTTGATTGAATGGTTAATAACTACTCCACCAATTAAATGGTGGcaaatatagaaattaaaagtcAACAAGAATGTGGTAAAGTGAGTCACTAGCTCACTAGACAGTATTCAAGTGATAAGTAATTAACCACGAGGAGATCATATTACTGATTCAATTCTATCATTTTCTCAacctacatatatatatatatatatatatatatataaatatgcaATCAATTCAGAACCTAAATTTGAGGAACTCTCCTGTATATTTTGACTCTTTGGAGTGACTTCCTATTCATTAATTGTGTTCAAAAATATgttcatgaattttttaaaaaaaaaacaagaatgttctaaaatttaatttattatatattaataaaaaataaaagataaaggatttttattgtatcctttctcaaaaaacattatttattcaataatactttttttttcaatcaatactTTTGTATCctctaatattaaatttgtttttattgggttatctcaCTTTTAAAACACGAATAGCGAGTTTGGCGAATTAACCCAAttgactagttttttttaattaattttttataagtgcatcctttaatattatgaAGAATCAAtgcttttttaagaaaaaaaattcattcttcaacattaaatttatttttattggattatctcAATCTGATGACATGGATCGCCGGTGTAGTGAGTTAACCTGATTGActtggatttttcttctttttcacaataaacttttttccttaattttatattttaatatttagttgattgaaaattaagctttaataatttattttgttttctttttattaggttaatcTAACTTCATGACACGGGAATAgtatttaataggttaacccgagttgtaACAaccttaaaatttcataaatgattTCTAACAATATATATTGTGATTACAACAAAagcttgaaattttgtttttatcaagattttggccaaattttctttttatttgtaacATCACTAACTTGTacacttcaaaataaatatcctCATAATAATCCAACAAAAATCTAATCATCCTGGATCCCAACAATATATATTGTGATTACAACAAAAGCCTAAAATGTTGcttttatcaagattttgacAAAAATTTTCTATGTATTTGTAACATTCCAAGTTATTGACTAACTTGTacacttcaaaataaatatcctCGCAATAATCTAATCATCGTGGATCCCAACAATTCAATCCATAACACAATAACGATATTCATTAACATCATCACCCTTTGATtcatatttatgtaattatacAGAATTACATTCCATATATAACTCATTCCCAAAATGAACAAAACTTCAGAGTTAATGATTTGATGAACATTAACATAGAAAttataatgagaaaaatatttaaaatacctAAACATAAGTCTCAA
This genomic interval from Populus nigra chromosome 11, ddPopNigr1.1, whole genome shotgun sequence contains the following:
- the LOC133668534 gene encoding disease resistance protein RPV1-like codes for the protein MASTYSESPFSSSSSSSRHRWNYDVFLSFRGEDTRKNFTDHLYTALIQAGIHTFRDDNELPRGEEISPQLFKAIEGSRISIVVFSKHYASSRWCLDELVKIIECRQRIDQVVLPIFYDTEPSDVRKQTGSYAKAFDEHEERFKEEMEKVNKWRGALAEAGNLSGFGLNNEANGYEAEFIKKIVSDVACKLGNKTLHVAKHPVGIYSRVQGIISLLKGAKPDVGIVGIHGIAGIGKTTIAKAVFNKLYFGFEGSSFLSDVKEISDKPNGLVELQERLLHDILKPRVWKVSNVYEGMNLIKERLHRKKILVVFDDVDKREQLEALMGERCWFGAGSIIIVVTKNKHLLTEVGVDGMYHAKELDRDQSLELFSLHAFRETHPAKDYEELSGKVVDYCKGLPLALQILGSHLSIRDKAGWEIDIAHWRNIPHDDIQGKLRVSFDALNVDTSEIFLDIACYFVGGDKEYVADIVGARYDCHPEVAFRTLIGRSLITIDTWNSLWMHDTLRKMGREIIRQRSRNHPGNCSRIVLPKDAYNVLSKELGTDAVEGLALDVQESFSTKSFTKMRRLKLLQINRANLVGSYSLLPKELIWLCWSGCPLKSLPSDFHLNDLVILDMQESNVRKLWKGTKILNKLKILNLSFSKYLAKTPNFRGLSSLERLILTKCPSLVEVHQSIGNLKSLVLLSLDYCRSLKTLPESMGNLKSLQTLNVTQCIQLEKLPESLGDIESLTELFTKGTAIKQLPTSARFLKKLTKLSFGGYNKVFYSPDIPSKSWFSRFSSWLSPQSCSSSIDMLPASFTSFSSLKELNLSYSGLSESTSSIDLGSLCFLENLNLSGHEFFNLPSSISRLSKLQFLTVERCSNLLSISELPSSVLFLSINDCTSIERVSAPLQHERLPLLDVKGCGNLIEIQGIECAGNNGSILNLNDCNNLSENYKMSFIQGLCRGKHYDICLADGEIPEWFSHRGEGSSLSFSLPSVSVADGNKLQALLLWVVSASSALKTTNEATDQETSFLQFDMCVATFKNKSNGIELFETMAAVTFDRNSTKHSWIQRISLIGSEESLQGVEELEVNVKISFYDVPICRVEKCGAHLIMEKNKADSDQEIDIDALGSDDQLLESSLTRELQKWKITSCSKFG